From Scatophagus argus isolate fScaArg1 chromosome 2, fScaArg1.pri, whole genome shotgun sequence, a single genomic window includes:
- the tmem178 gene encoding transmembrane protein 178A isoform X1, which yields MPSNATSGGNRENPSSGSCSGTGSGSGSFHVPTMERARPVTVTVSAVSLALSVLSLLLLVTAISTDHWYETDTRRHKDNCDRHGSDSNDQKNREMPIYHLPLVDTGSGGARQRDVALMKPVHVGSREEELLENWRAILGMGILETECGRPLFSTHSGLWRKCYFKSLDPDIDKLIDRGIADRCTAVKYHFSQPIRLRNIPLNLTRTIQQDEWHLLHLRRITAGFLGMAAAVLLCGSIVASVGFFWEESLTQHVSGLLFLMAGIFCTISLCTYAASVTYDLSRNPPFIYGLPADVDHGYGWSICCAWASLGLTVAAGCLGTTFPFLRRAGALRSKTARESSV from the exons ATGCCCAGTAACGCAACCAGCGGCGGGAACCGAGAGAACCCCAGCAGCGGGAGTTGCTCCGGGACCGGGTCCGGAAGCGGCTCCTTCCATGTCCCGACCATGGAGAGAGCGCGTCCGGTGACGGTGACCGTGTCCGCGGTGAGCCTCGCGCTCAGCGTGTtatccctgctgctgctggtcacCGCCATCTCCACCGACCACTGGTACGAGACCGACACCCGCAGACACAAGGACAACTGTGACCGCCACGGGTCCGACTCCAACGACCAGAAGAACCGGGAGATGCCCATCTACCACCTGCCGCTGGTGGACACCGGCAGCGGCGGAGCGCGGCAGCGGGACGTGGCGCTGATGAAGCCCGTTCATGtaggcagcagagaggaggagctgctggagaacTGGCGGGCCATCCTGGGGATGGGCATCCTGGAGACCGAGTGCGGCAGGCCGCTGTTCTCCACACACTCCGGCCTGTGGAGGAAGTGCTACTTCAAGAGCCTGGACCCGGACATCGACAAGCTGATCGACCGGg GTATTGCAGATCGCTGCACGGCTGTTAAGTATCACTTCTCCCAGCCAATCAGATTGAGGAACATCCCTCTGAACCTGACCAGGACCATCCAACAGGACGAGTGGCACCTGCTGC ACCTGCGGCGCATCACGGCAGGCTTTCTGGGCATGGCGGCGGCCGTCCTGCTGTGTGGGAGCATCGTGGCGTCCGTAGGTTTCTTCTGGGAGGAGAGTCTGACGCAGCACGTCTCCGGGCTGCTCTTCCTcatggcag GGATTTTCTGCACCATCTCCTTATGTACGTATGCGGCCAGTGTGACCTACGATCTCTCCAGAAACCCTCCCTTCATTTACGGTCTGCCGGCTGATGTGGATCATGGTTATGGCTGGTCTATCTGCTGCGCCTGGGCCAGTCTGGGTCTGACCGTGGCTGCTGGCTGTCTCGGTACCACCTTCCCCTTCCTGAGGCGGGCTGGAGCTCTGCGCTCCAAAACTGCTCGCGAGTCCTCCGTCTGA
- the tmem178 gene encoding transmembrane protein 178A isoform X2, protein MPSNATSGGNRENPSSGSCSGTGSGSGSFHVPTMERARPVTVTVSAVSLALSVLSLLLLVTAISTDHWYETDTRRHKDNCDRHGSDSNDQKNREMPIYHLPLVDTGSGGARQRDVALMKPVHVGSREEELLENWRAILGMGILETECGRPLFSTHSGLWRKCYFKSLDPDIDKLIDRGIADRCTAVKYHFSQPIRLRNIPLNLTRTIQQDEWHLLHLRRITAGFLGMAAAVLLCGSIVASVGFFWEESLTQHVSGLLFLMAGTEVMSTSPSLWGRLKCKEFGLDWLWMAL, encoded by the exons ATGCCCAGTAACGCAACCAGCGGCGGGAACCGAGAGAACCCCAGCAGCGGGAGTTGCTCCGGGACCGGGTCCGGAAGCGGCTCCTTCCATGTCCCGACCATGGAGAGAGCGCGTCCGGTGACGGTGACCGTGTCCGCGGTGAGCCTCGCGCTCAGCGTGTtatccctgctgctgctggtcacCGCCATCTCCACCGACCACTGGTACGAGACCGACACCCGCAGACACAAGGACAACTGTGACCGCCACGGGTCCGACTCCAACGACCAGAAGAACCGGGAGATGCCCATCTACCACCTGCCGCTGGTGGACACCGGCAGCGGCGGAGCGCGGCAGCGGGACGTGGCGCTGATGAAGCCCGTTCATGtaggcagcagagaggaggagctgctggagaacTGGCGGGCCATCCTGGGGATGGGCATCCTGGAGACCGAGTGCGGCAGGCCGCTGTTCTCCACACACTCCGGCCTGTGGAGGAAGTGCTACTTCAAGAGCCTGGACCCGGACATCGACAAGCTGATCGACCGGg GTATTGCAGATCGCTGCACGGCTGTTAAGTATCACTTCTCCCAGCCAATCAGATTGAGGAACATCCCTCTGAACCTGACCAGGACCATCCAACAGGACGAGTGGCACCTGCTGC ACCTGCGGCGCATCACGGCAGGCTTTCTGGGCATGGCGGCGGCCGTCCTGCTGTGTGGGAGCATCGTGGCGTCCGTAGGTTTCTTCTGGGAGGAGAGTCTGACGCAGCACGTCTCCGGGCTGCTCTTCCTcatggcag GAACTGAAGTGATGTCCACGTCTCCCTCACTATGGGGCAGGCTGAAGtgtaaagagtttggtctcgactGGCTCTGGATGGCGTTATGA
- the tmem178 gene encoding transmembrane protein 178A isoform X3, with the protein MAAAVLLCGSIVASVGFFWEESLTQHVSGLLFLMAGIFCTISLCTYAASVTYDLSRNPPFIYGLPADVDHGYGWSICCAWASLGLTVAAGCLGTTFPFLRRAGALRSKTARESSV; encoded by the exons ATGGCGGCGGCCGTCCTGCTGTGTGGGAGCATCGTGGCGTCCGTAGGTTTCTTCTGGGAGGAGAGTCTGACGCAGCACGTCTCCGGGCTGCTCTTCCTcatggcag GGATTTTCTGCACCATCTCCTTATGTACGTATGCGGCCAGTGTGACCTACGATCTCTCCAGAAACCCTCCCTTCATTTACGGTCTGCCGGCTGATGTGGATCATGGTTATGGCTGGTCTATCTGCTGCGCCTGGGCCAGTCTGGGTCTGACCGTGGCTGCTGGCTGTCTCGGTACCACCTTCCCCTTCCTGAGGCGGGCTGGAGCTCTGCGCTCCAAAACTGCTCGCGAGTCCTCCGTCTGA